One genomic segment of Hordeum vulgare subsp. vulgare chromosome 2H, MorexV3_pseudomolecules_assembly, whole genome shotgun sequence includes these proteins:
- the LOC123424753 gene encoding uncharacterized protein LOC123424753 produces the protein MMLERRGDWEDYRAPHGLLMAVVMGAVVAGPLFVLDGGDAVREAMAELLGPVGLPLLPLGLVLLIRVLSSGLRLADVFGFAVGDSLDAVYRSGRGSPVGVVLALLLFLLAVYYRSWSPFGGGDDE, from the coding sequence ATGATGTTGGAGAGGAGAGGGGACTGGGAGGACTACCGCGCGCCGCACGGGCTGCTGATGGCGGTGGTGATgggggcggtggtggcggggcCGCTATTCGTCTTGGACGGCGGCGATGCGGTGCGCGAGGCCATGGCGGAGCTCCTCGGCCCCGTGGGGCTGCCGCTGCTCCCCCTCGGCCTCGTCCTCCTCATCCGCGTCCTCTCCTCCGGCCTCCGGCTAGCCGACGTCTTCGGCTTCGCCGTGGGCGACTCGCTCGACGCCGTCTACCGCTCCGGgcgggggtcgccggtgggggtCGTGCTCGCGCTGCTGCTCTTCCTGCTCGCCGTGTACTACAGGTCGTGGTCGCCgttcggcggcggcgacgacgagtag
- the LOC123424752 gene encoding F-box/kelch-repeat protein SKIP6-like, with amino-acid sequence MSAASASSPQPPESIRGTLIPVLPDDLAIQCIALLPRAAHPTLALVSRALHALLCLHPEPLLAARRRLCRSDPHIVISVRPPYSASPRFFLLLPHPGWPPLPLPSPPIPVSSSSAVAVNGHRLYLVGGSVAGVPASSVQILDSRTRSWSIGPRLSSPREFAAAAVLPGVLFVAGGCVPSSSFWAEALDLASPRAKWSPVPSPDHLREKWMHGCVSLSGKVLAVADRGGLVYNPAAPRDEAWAPVSPVLDMGWKGRAAVVGGILYSYDYMGQVKGYDTDTDSWNTVEGLEKELPRFLCGATLANVGGLLYLIWEGKWKGKASKGEGKVKDMLVIEWATIEVTRAEEGRLIGKVISRDTVVFTDMPRGSAITHCISLDL; translated from the coding sequence ATGTCCGCCGCATCCGCGTCTTCGCCCCAGCCGCCGGAGTCCATCCGCGGGACCCTCATCCCCGTTCTGCCCGACGACCTGGCCATCCAGTGCATCGCGCTCCTCCCGCGCGCCGCGCACCCAACGCTCGCCCTCGTCTCCCGCGCCCTGCACGCGCTCCTCTGCCTCCACCCGGAGCCCCTCCTCGCCGCCCGGCGCCGCCTCTGCCGCTCCGACCCGCACATCGTCATCTCGGTCCGGCCGCCCTACTCCGCGTCCCCTCGCTTCTTCCTGCTGCTGCCGCATCCCGGGTGGCCCCCtctgcccctcccctcccccccgatccccgtctcctcctcctccgcggtcgCCGTCAACGGGCATCGGCTCTACCTCGTCGGCGGATCCGTGGCCGGGGTACCCGCTTCGTCGGTGCAAATCCTCGACAGCCGCACCAGATCCTGGTCCAtcggcccgcgcctctcctccccGCGGGAGTTCGCTGCCGCCGCGGTCCTCCCCGGCGTGCTATTCGTCGCCGGGGGCTGCGTTCCGTCCTCTTCCTTCTGGGCCGAGGCTCTGGACCTTGCCTCCCCACGCGCCAAGTGGTCCCCGGTGCCCAGCCCGGACCACCTCCGGGAGAAGTGGATGCACGGCTGCGTGTCGCTCTCCGGGAAGGTCCTTGCGGTGGCCGACCGCGGCGGCTTGGTCTACAACCCGGCGGCGCCACGTGATGAGGCGTGGGCGCCGGTCTCTCCGGTCCTTGACATGGGGTGGAAGGGCCGTGCTGCTGTGGTCGGTGGAATCCTCTACTCCTACGATTACATGGGACAGGTCAAGGGCTATGATACAGACACTGATTCCTGGAACACGGTGGAAGGGTTGGAGAAGGAGCTGCCGAGGTTCCTGTGTGGTGCCACTCTTGCCAATGTCGGCGGACTGCTCTACCTGATCTGGGAAGGGAAGTGGAAAGGGAAAGCTAGTAAGGGAGAGGGCAAAGTGAAGGACATGTTGGTGATTGAATGGGCTACCATCGAGGTGACGAGGGCCGAAGAGGGGCGGTTAATTGGGAAGGTAATATCGAGGGATACTGTTGTGTTCACAGACATGCCGAGGGGCTCTGCGATCACACACTGCATTTCGTTGGATCTATGA
- the LOC123424754 gene encoding uncharacterized protein LOC123424754, translating into MAATASLSAVAAPLSVAGLKKATSFRPLPVVRAGRPAARMTAVRASSASMQEKLTAGLTAAAVAAALVLPEVAEAASPGLSPSLKNFLLSIVSGGVVFAGIAGAVVAVSNFDPVKRT; encoded by the coding sequence ATGGCCGCCACCGCGTCCCTGTCCGCCGTCGCGGCGCCCCTGTCCGTCGCCGGGCTGAAGAAGGCGACGTCGTTCCGGCCCCTGCCGGTGGTCAGGGCCGGCAGGCCCGCGGCGAGGATGACGGCCGTCCGGGCGTCCTCCGCGTCCATGCAGGAGAAGCTGACGGCCGGGCTGACCGCGGCGgccgtggcggcggcgctggtgcTGCCCGAGGTCGCGGAGGCCGCGTCCCCGGGGCTGTCCCCATCGCTCAAGAACTTCCTGCTCAGCATCGTGTCCGGCGGGGTCGTCTTCGCCGGCATCGCCGGGGCCGTCGTCGCCGTCTCCAACTTCGACCCCGTCAAGCGGACCTGA
- the LOC123425313 gene encoding MEIOTIC F-BOX protein MOF-like → MEVLGRAKRGGGSADDRLSDLPDCLLHAILSRLKARQVVRTCVLSRRWQHLWLTSPCLDVDVGEFRELRPHATPSLHGLDPLWLLTPAEHANDGEEPYELPDFEDFVDSLLVHRIRTAGALPLETLRLRLPPWWLIVPALPWMYHDGTFAASNKHTRWVRRGLQCSPATLDVCGSVKLPPLSASTTRRLTSLRLDQVILHRDFAEHLASGLPVLEDLRITGTILSALPRIASGTLKSLVVESSTLHSGSLTFTIAAPRLASLHLAVNFQHLVSFAVVVQEAPCLVQASVRLVGTPEPRGDLLRALCKFIDSLSHVCALKLHGFRDMVTDLYCSRTLLLNLYNQSLFYYTS, encoded by the coding sequence ATGGAAGTCTTGGGGAGGGCCAAACGTGGCGGCGGCAGCGCCGATGACCGGCTGAGCGACCTGCCGGACTGCCTCCTCCATGCCATCCTGTCGCGCCTCAAGGCCCGGCAGGTCGTTAGGACGTGCGTTCTGTCGCGGCGGTGGCAGCACCTCTGGCTGACGTCCCCGTGCCTCGACGTCGATGTCGGCGAGTTCCGCGAGCTCCGCCCCCATGCGACACCAAGTCTCCACGGGTTAGATCCCCTGTGGCTGCTGACCCCCGCCGAGCACGCTAACGACGGGGAGGAGCCGTACGAGCTCCCCGACTTCGAGGATTTCGTCGACAGCCTTCTGGTCCATCGTATCCGGACCGCCGGCGCTCTGCCCCTGGAAACCCTGCGGCTGCGCCTCCCGCCGTGGTGGCTGATCGTCCCGGCACTCCCGTGGATGTACCACGACGGCACCTTCGCGGCGTCGAACAAGCACACGAGGTGGGTGCGTCGCGGCCTCCAGTGCTCCCCGGCGACGCTCGACGTGTGCGGCTCCGTCAAGCTGCCCCCTCTATCCGCCTCCACCACCCGCCGCCTCACGAGCCTGCGCCTCGACCAGGTGATCCTCCACCGTGATTTTGCGGAGCACCTCGCGTCCGGGCTCCCCGTCCTGGAGGACCTGCGGATCACCGGCACCATCTTATCGGCGCTCCCGAGGATCGCGTCCGGCACGCTGAAAAGCCTCGTGGTCGAATCCTCCACCCTGCACAGCGGGAGCCTGACCTTCACCATCGCCGCCCCTCGGCTCGCGTCGCTGCACCTCGCCGTTAACTTCCAGCACCTCGTCTCCTTCGCCGTCGTCGTCCAGGAGGCGCCTTGCCTCGTCCAAGCGTCCGTCCGCCTCGTGGGGACGCCTGAGCCTCGTGGGGATCTGCTTAGGGCTCTGTGCAAGTTCATCGACTCTCTGTCCCACGTCTGCGCCCTGAAGCTGCATGGCTTCCGCGACATGGTGACGGATCTATACTGCTCTCGCACGCTCTTGCTAAATCTGTATAATCAATCTCTGTTTTACTACACTTCATAA